A single region of the Raphanus sativus cultivar WK10039 chromosome 1, ASM80110v3, whole genome shotgun sequence genome encodes:
- the LOC108808936 gene encoding protein TIC110, chloroplastic: MNPTAINAPISPSPRSPLLCHFLTPLPLRLSKTHSPSRRRYRVPFPRCCAATTSSEQRKLVSNKKELTGLQPIVEKMTPPVRLATSALVLAASLAAGYGLGLRLAGSRSIALGGAAVAGAAGGAVVYAMNSAVPEVAAIGLHNYVAEFEDPASVTKEDIEKIASRYGVNKGDEAFQAEICDIYCRYVTSVLPSEGQSLKGDEVEKIVKFKSALGIDDPDAASMHMEIGRRIFRQRLETGEREGDAEQRRAFTRLVYVSALVFGDAASFLLPWKRVLKVTDAQVEIAIRENAKQLYAERLKLVGRDINVENLVDLRKAQLSFKLSDELAEELFREHTRTVAIENITSALGVLKSRTRAVKSMALVVEELEKVLEFNNLLVSLKSHSEADQFALGVGPISLIGGESDFERRMDDLKLLYRAYVTDALSSGRIEENKLVAMSQLRNILGLGTREAEAISVDVTSKAYRKRLVNAFSSGDLEAQDSKAKYLQKLCEELHFDAQKASAIHEEIYRQKLQQCVTDGELSDDNVAALLRLRVMLCIPQQTIEAAHAEICGSIFEKVVREAISSGVDGYDAETRKSVRKAAHGLRLSRETAISIASKAVRRVFTNYIRRARSAENRTESAKELKKMIAFNTLVVTEMLADIKGESSDKEPEEPVQEKEEEEDGEDEEWGSLESLRKTRPDKELAEKMGKPGQTEITLKDDLPDRDRIDLYKTYLLYCLTGEVTRIPFGAQITTKRDDSEYLLLNQLGGILGLTSKEIVNIHVGLAEQAFRQQAEVILADGQLTKARVEQLDELQKQVGLPQPQAEKVIKNITTTKMANAIETAVNQGRLNIKQIRELKEANVSLDSMIAVSLREKLFKKTVNEIFSSGTGEFDETEVYETIPSDLSIDVEKAKGVVHDLARSRLSNSLIQAVALLRQRNAKGVVSSLNDLLACDKAVPAEPLSWDVPEELSDLYSIYSKSDPKPAPEKVSRLQYLLGIDDSTATALSEMEDGAFSSAAEEGNFVF; encoded by the exons ATGAATCCCACAGCCATCAACGCTCCAATCTCACCTTCCCCTCGCTCTCCTCTACTATGTCACTTCCTCACTCCGTTACCTCTCCGTCTATCGAAAACTCACTCTCCCTCTCGCCGTCGTTACCGAGTTCCGTTCCCTCGTTGCTGCGCAGCCACTACTTCCTCCGAACAACGAAAGCTTGTGTCTAACAAGAAGGAGCTCACTGGACTGCAACCAATCGTAGAGAAAATGACTCCCCCGGTGAGGCTAGCGACCTCCGCTCTTGTTCTAGCGGCCTCTTTAGCTGCTGGTTATGGGCTTGGGCTTCGTTTAGCGGGCTCAAGGAGTATTGCCCTTGGTGGAGCTGCTGTAGCTGGAGCCGCCGGTGGAGCTGTCGTCTATGCGATGAACTCCGCCGTGCCGGAGGTGGCTGCCATCGGTTTGCATAACTATGTAGCTGAGTTTGAAGATCCTGCCTCTGTGACGAAAGAGGATATAGAAAAGATCGCTTCTAG GTATGGTGTCAACAAAGGAGATGAGGCATTCCAGGCTGAGATATGTGATATATATTGCCG GTACGTTACTTCCGTGCTTCCAAGTGAAGGACAGTCTCTTAAAGGAGACGAAGTGGAGAAGATAGTTAAATTCAAAAGTGCTTTGGGAATAGACGACCCTGATGCAGCCTCTATGCATATGGAG ATTGGACGGAGGATTTTTAGGCAAAGGCTTGAGACTGGGGAGCGTGAAGGTGATGCAGAACAGCGTCGG GCATTTACGAGGCTTGTATATGTTTCAGCTCTTGTGTTTGGAGATGCTGCCTCCTTCCTTTTACCTTGGAAGCGAGTGCTGAAGGTCACAGATGCTCAG GTTGAGATTGCTATTCGTGAAAATGCAAAGCAGCTGTATGCCGAGAGGTTGAAATTAGTTGGTAGAG ATATTAACGTGGAAAACCTTGTGGACCTTAGAAAAGCACAACTATCATTCAAGCTTTCTGATGAG CTTGCTGAAGAGCTGTTTAGAGAACATACAAGAACAGTAGCCATAGAGAATATTACATCTGCACTTGGCGTACTAAAATCACGCACGCGAGCAGT GAAGAGTATGGCACTTGTTGTGGAAGAGCTTGAAAAGGTCCTGGAGTTCAACAACTTGCTAGTTTCTTTGAAAAGTCATTCAGAGGCAGATCAATTTGCACTGGGTGTTGGCCCTATTTCTTTAATAG GTGGTGAGTCTGATTTTGAGAGGAGGATGGATGATTTAAAGCTACTTTATCGAGCATATGTTACAGATGCTTTATCGAGTGGGCGCATTGAAGAAAACAAG CTTGTGGCAATGAGTCAACTGAGAAACATTCTCGGACTGGGAACACGGGAGGCTGAAGCTATTAGTGTTGATGTCACGTCCAAGGCGTACCGTAAAAGACTTGTTAACGCTTTTTCTAGTGGTGACCTTGAAGCACAAGACAGTAAAGCAAAATACCTTCAAAAGCTATGCGAAGAGCTGCACTTTGATGCACAGAAGGCAAGCGCAATCCATGAAG AAATCTATCGGCAGAAGCTTCAACAGTGTGTTACTGATGGAGAGCTCAGCGATGACAATGTCGCTGCTTTGTTAAGGTTAAGAGTCATGCTCTGTATTCCTCAGCAAACTATTGAGGCAGCTCATGCAGAAATCTGTGGAAGCATATTTGAAAAG GTTGTCAGAGAAGCAATTTCTTCTGGAGTGGATGGTTATGATGCTGAAACTCGCAAATCAGTAAGAAAGGCTGCGCATGGTCTTCGGTTATCCAGAGAGACTGCCATATCTATTGCTAGCAAGGCT GTTCGTAGAGTTTTCACAAACTATATCAGACGGGCAAGATCGGCAGAGAACCGCACTGAGTCAGCAAAGGAGCTCAAGAAGATGATTGCTTTCAACACGTTAGTTGTGACTGAAATGTTGGCTGACATTAAGGGAGAATCTTCTGACAAAGAACCTGAGGAGCCTGttcaagagaaagaagaagaagaagatggtgaagaTGAGGAATGGGGATCCCTTGAATCGCTCAGAAAGACGAGACCTGACAAAGAACTCGCTGAGAAGATGGGAAAGCCTGGCCAGACTGAGATAACTCTTAAAGATGACCTTCCTGACAGGGACAGGATCGATCTCTACAAAACCTACTTGCTCTACTGTCTAACCGGAGAGGTAACGAGAATCCCGTTCGGCGCCCAGATCACAACGAAGAGAGACGACTCAGAGTACTTGCTTCTGAATCAGCTCGGTGGGATCCTTGGGTTGACTTCGAAAGAAATAGTCAACATTCACGTAGGTTTAGCCGAGCAGGCGTTCAGGCAACAAGCTGAAGTGATTCTAGCCGATGGGCAGTTGACAAAGGCAAGAGTGGAGCAGCTAGACGAGCTGCAGAAACAAGTTGGGTTGCCTCAGCCACAAGCGGAGAAGGTTATAAAGAACATAACCACCACGAAGATGGCAAACGCGATAGAGACTGCTGTCAACCAAGGAAGACTGAACATAAAGCAGATAAGGGAGCTCAAGGAGGCAAACGTGAGCCTGGACAGCATGATCGCTGTGAGCCTGAGAGAGAAACTGTTCAAGAAGACGGTGAATGAAATATTCTCATCGGGGACAGGTGAGTTCGATGAAACTGAAGTCTACGAGACAATCCCATCTGATCTCAGTATTGATGTGGAAAAGGCAAAAGGCGTTGTCCATGACCTTGCTCGGAGTAGACTATCGAACTCCCTGATCCAAGCCGTGGCATTACTCAGGCAGAGAAACGCTAAAGGAGTG gTCTCCTCGCTGAATGATTTGCTTGCATGCGACAAAGCTGTGCCGGCTGAACCGTTGTCATGGGATGTCCCTGAGGAATTATCCGATCTGTATAGTATCTATTCAAAGAGTGATCCCAAGCCGGCGCCAGAAAAGGTATCGAGGCTACAATATCTACTGGGGATAGATGACTCAACCGCGACTGCCCTCAGTGAGATGGAAGATGGGGCATTCTCTTCTGCTGCAGAAGAAGGCAACTTCGTTTTCTAA
- the LOC108857089 gene encoding uncharacterized protein LOC108857089: MGNSLRCCIACVLPCGALDLIRIVHLNGYVEEITRSVTAGEILQANPNHVLSKPCSQGVVRKILILSPESELKRGSIYFLIPDSSLPEKKRRRKEGHNRPKKTHINNNPSTDAGDVKEDDECAKLCEKYLEEVVPSTSSRSKEHRHRRRHSRSASVSTWQPHLDSISEDLN; this comes from the coding sequence atgggaaACAGCTTAAGGTGTTGTATAGCTTGTGTTCTTCCATGTGGGGCACTAGATTTGATCAGGATCGTTCATCTAAACGGTTACGTTGAAGAGATCACACGCTCAGTAACCGCCGGAGAGATCCTCCAAGCGAATCCAAACCATGTCCTAAGCAAACCATGTTCTCAAGGAGTTGTCCGCAAAATCTTGATCTTGTCCCCTGAATCCGAGCTCAAGCGAGGGAGTATCTATTTTCTCATCCCGGACTCTTCCTTGCCGGAGAAGAAAAGGAGGAGAAAAGAAGGTCATAATCGTCCTAAAAAGACTCACATCAACAACAACCCTAGCACTGACGCCGGCGACGTtaaagaagatgatgaatgtgCCAAGTTGTGTGAGAAGTACTTAGAAGAAGTTGTGCCATCGACGTCGTCGAGGAGTAAAGAACACCGTCATCGCCGCCGACATAGCAGATCGGCGTCAGTATCCACGTGGCAGCCTCACCTTGATAGTATCTCTGAGGATCTTAATTAA